A genomic stretch from Achromobacter spanius includes:
- a CDS encoding ABC transporter permease has translation MTTLNFHAAPVAARLSGWWVALRASPKAALGGAIVLALLAVALFAPAIAPNDPLAQDLLSPLLPPAWAADGLSQYPLGTDSLGRCVLSRLIFGTRVALWVGLCAAMGAMLVGCTLALVAAYFGGRVDKAIGYLVDLWMSFPPVVLSLILMVGLGTGVGNVILAIVLVDWTRFCRVVRAEALKIRRNDYVTAARLMGFGHMRVMLREMLPGLVPLILTLFSLQIGIAIIVEAILSFVGLSVPADVVAWGVMIADARGTMQEAIWTLIAPVTGIVLTVFGFNLLSDGMRQMLDPRKRGRN, from the coding sequence ATGACGACGCTGAATTTTCACGCGGCTCCGGTTGCGGCCCGCTTGTCCGGCTGGTGGGTGGCCCTGCGCGCTTCGCCCAAGGCAGCGTTGGGCGGGGCGATTGTGCTGGCGCTGTTGGCGGTGGCGTTGTTTGCGCCCGCCATCGCGCCGAACGATCCGCTGGCGCAGGACCTGCTGTCTCCCTTGTTGCCGCCGGCCTGGGCGGCGGATGGGTTGTCGCAATACCCGCTGGGTACCGACAGCCTGGGCCGCTGCGTGTTGTCGCGCCTGATCTTCGGCACGCGCGTGGCCTTGTGGGTGGGCCTTTGCGCGGCGATGGGCGCGATGCTGGTCGGCTGCACCCTGGCCCTGGTGGCCGCTTATTTTGGCGGCCGCGTGGACAAGGCAATCGGCTATCTGGTGGACCTGTGGATGTCGTTTCCGCCGGTGGTGCTGTCGCTGATCCTGATGGTGGGCCTGGGCACCGGCGTGGGTAACGTGATTCTTGCCATCGTGTTGGTGGACTGGACGCGGTTTTGCCGGGTCGTGCGGGCCGAAGCCTTGAAGATCCGCCGCAATGACTATGTGACGGCGGCGCGGCTGATGGGTTTCGGCCATATGCGCGTGATGCTGCGCGAGATGCTGCCGGGCCTGGTGCCGCTGATCCTTACCTTGTTCAGCCTGCAGATCGGCATCGCCATCATTGTCGAAGCCATTCTCAGCTTTGTCGGGCTATCGGTGCCTGCCGACGTCGTCGCCTGGGGCGTCATGATCGCCGACGCCCGCGGCACCATGCAGGAAGCCATCTGGACTCTGATCGCGCCGGTGACCGGCATTGTGTTGACGGTGTTCGGATTCAATTTGCTCAGCGACGGCATGCGCCAGATGCTGGATCCGCGCAAGCGTGGAAGGAACTAG
- a CDS encoding ABC transporter permease yields the protein MWAALVSHFVRRLAVAVPTMLALSVVVFVVLRLLPADPLGMMLPPSATSAEVEALRHTMGLDRSLIVQYGIWLGQVLHGDLGRSISSGVPVTQLIATTLPATLELSIVALIMALAISVPGGLLLYVLHDRRGELIADTGLVLLISIPGFLWGIFLMLGFGVHWPILPFSGRFSSDVAMSGPTGFVLLDFLLQGRWAAWGDAASHLVLPALALALGFSPLIVRVLRASLLEASHEQYVAVARLRGQPERRVILRHMLRNAFLPTLTLIGVQFGFLFGGTLLIEMIFSFPGMGNMMVQAVRNHDLPLIQGISLVFCAVILLINASVDCLYAVIDPRLRDL from the coding sequence ATGTGGGCAGCGCTGGTGTCCCATTTCGTGCGGCGGCTGGCGGTGGCGGTGCCCACCATGCTGGCGCTGTCCGTGGTGGTCTTCGTGGTGCTGCGCTTGTTGCCCGCGGACCCCTTGGGCATGATGCTGCCGCCCAGCGCAACCAGCGCCGAAGTCGAGGCCTTGCGGCACACGATGGGGCTGGACCGATCCCTGATCGTGCAATACGGCATCTGGCTCGGGCAGGTGCTGCACGGCGACCTGGGGCGTTCCATCAGCTCCGGCGTGCCGGTCACGCAACTGATCGCCACCACCTTGCCGGCCACGCTGGAGCTATCGATCGTGGCGCTCATCATGGCGCTTGCCATCAGCGTTCCGGGTGGCTTGCTGCTGTACGTGCTGCATGACCGGCGCGGCGAACTGATTGCCGACACGGGGCTGGTGCTGCTGATCTCCATCCCCGGGTTCCTGTGGGGAATATTCCTGATGCTGGGCTTTGGCGTGCATTGGCCCATCCTGCCGTTCTCGGGCAGGTTCAGTTCGGACGTGGCCATGTCGGGCCCAACCGGCTTCGTGCTGCTGGACTTCCTGCTGCAGGGCCGCTGGGCGGCATGGGGCGACGCGGCATCGCACCTGGTGTTGCCGGCGCTGGCCTTGGCGTTGGGGTTCAGCCCCTTGATCGTGCGAGTGCTGCGCGCCAGCCTGCTGGAAGCCAGCCACGAACAATACGTGGCCGTTGCGCGGCTGCGCGGGCAGCCCGAACGGCGCGTGATTCTGCGGCACATGCTGCGCAACGCGTTCTTGCCCACGCTGACCCTGATCGGCGTGCAGTTCGGGTTTCTGTTTGGCGGCACCCTGCTGATCGAGATGATTTTCTCTTTTCCCGGCATGGGCAACATGATGGTGCAGGCGGTGCGCAACCATGACCTGCCGCTTATCCAGGGCATTTCGCTGGTCTTTTGCGCGGTGATTCTGCTGATCAACGCCAGCGTCGACTGCCTGTACGCCGTGATCGACCCCCGCTTGAGAGACCTCTGA